In bacterium YEK0313, one genomic interval encodes:
- the bioB gene encoding Biotin synthase translates to MSCAEAQTKPTGRPPEPAAPPRGDWSQAEARAIYDLPFPDLMFRAQAIHRRHFDPTAIETATLLSIKTGGCPEDCGYCSQSARYRTGVKATKLMPREAVLAEARRAKEAGATRFCMGAAWRSPKDRDLDAVCAMVADVKALGLQTCVTLGMLTPAQVGRLAAAGLDYYSHNIDTSPAFYPEIITTRTIDDRLETLGHVRAGGIKVCCGGIVGMGETIDDRIAMLVTLASLPAHPESVPINLWNPVAGTPVMDRAEPAEPIAFVRLVALARILMPASVVRLSAGRQAMSDEWQALCFLAGAGSIFTGDVLLTTANPARSKDAELMARLGLRPAALDAGATRAP, encoded by the coding sequence ATGAGCTGCGCCGAGGCACAGACGAAACCGACCGGCCGGCCGCCGGAGCCGGCGGCGCCGCCGCGCGGCGACTGGAGCCAGGCAGAGGCCCGGGCGATCTACGACCTGCCCTTTCCGGACCTGATGTTCCGCGCCCAGGCGATCCATCGCCGCCATTTCGATCCGACCGCGATCGAAACGGCGACGCTGCTGTCGATCAAGACCGGCGGCTGTCCCGAGGATTGCGGCTATTGCTCGCAGAGCGCCCGCTATCGGACCGGCGTCAAGGCGACCAAGCTGATGCCGCGCGAGGCCGTGCTGGCGGAAGCACGGCGCGCAAAGGAGGCGGGCGCCACCCGCTTCTGCATGGGCGCCGCCTGGCGCAGTCCGAAGGACCGTGATCTCGACGCGGTCTGCGCCATGGTCGCGGACGTCAAGGCGCTGGGCCTCCAAACCTGCGTGACGCTCGGCATGCTGACGCCGGCGCAGGTCGGACGGCTCGCGGCCGCCGGCCTCGACTACTACAGCCACAACATCGACACCTCGCCGGCCTTCTATCCCGAGATCATCACCACCCGGACGATCGACGACCGGCTGGAGACGCTCGGCCATGTCAGGGCCGGCGGCATCAAGGTCTGCTGCGGCGGCATCGTCGGCATGGGGGAGACCATCGACGATCGCATCGCCATGCTGGTCACGCTCGCCAGCCTTCCGGCCCATCCCGAAAGCGTGCCCATCAACCTGTGGAACCCGGTAGCCGGCACGCCGGTCATGGACCGGGCCGAGCCAGCCGAGCCGATCGCCTTCGTGCGTCTCGTCGCGCTGGCCCGCATCCTGATGCCGGCCAGCGTCGTCAGACTGTCGGCCGGTCGGCAGGCCATGAGCGACGAATGGCAGGCGCTCTGCTTCCTCGCCGGCGCCGGCTCGATCTTCACCGGCGACGTGCTGCTGACCACCGCCAATCCCGCGCGCTCGAAGGATGCCGAGCTCATGGCCCGGCTTGGCCTGAGGCCGGCGGCGCTCGACGCCGGAGCAACGCGGGCGCCGTGA
- a CDS encoding Glyoxalase-like domain protein — MSLREIRICDYIILLCDRMTETRRFYADVMGFPIGHDGERWVEFRVGSTLLTLRPRGPWLGWEDGPAVPGSAAVQLAFRVPPSAIEACHAELVAKGAEIINGPIDLPRPRHRAIFVRDPEGNVVEVYAEF; from the coding sequence ATGAGCCTGAGAGAGATCCGCATCTGCGACTACATCATCCTGCTCTGCGACAGGATGACCGAGACGCGCCGCTTCTATGCCGACGTCATGGGCTTTCCGATCGGCCATGACGGCGAGAGATGGGTCGAGTTCCGGGTCGGGTCGACCTTGCTCACCCTCCGGCCGCGCGGCCCATGGCTCGGCTGGGAGGACGGTCCCGCCGTGCCCGGCTCGGCCGCCGTGCAGCTCGCCTTCCGCGTTCCGCCCTCGGCGATCGAGGCCTGTCATGCCGAGCTCGTCGCCAAGGGCGCGGAGATCATCAACGGTCCGATCGACCTGCCGCGGCCCCGTCATCGTGCCATTTTCGTGCGCGATCCGGAGGGAAACGTCGTCGAGGTCTATGCCGAGTTCTGA
- a CDS encoding anaerobic benzoate catabolism transcriptional regulator, whose protein sequence is MTPFGARVRRLREAKGATLTAMAEAIGVSAAYLSALEHGKRGRPSWYLVQRIIAYFGIIWDEAEELAKLAEISHPRIVIDTSGLSPQATELANLLARRIGLLADAEIAELLFVLKSKLPGS, encoded by the coding sequence GTGACGCCGTTCGGCGCCCGCGTCCGCCGGCTGCGCGAGGCCAAGGGCGCGACGCTCACCGCCATGGCCGAGGCGATCGGCGTCTCGGCGGCCTATCTCTCGGCGCTGGAGCACGGCAAGCGCGGCCGGCCGAGCTGGTATCTCGTCCAGCGCATCATCGCCTATTTCGGCATCATCTGGGACGAGGCGGAGGAGCTCGCCAAGCTCGCCGAGATCTCCCATCCGCGCATCGTCATCGACACGTCGGGCCTGTCGCCGCAGGCGACCGAGCTCGCCAATCTGCTCGCCCGCCGCATCGGCCTGCTCGCCGATGCCGAGATCGCCGAGCTGCTGTTCGTGCTGAAGTCGAAACTGCCGGGCAGCTGA
- the bioY_1 gene encoding Biotin transporter BioY, with protein sequence MTEIVSTNKPRPQSAARTIATIALGVVFITICAKLRVPSWPVPMTLHTLAVMTLAVGFGPRLATATFLTYLAVGAAGLPVFSGSPERGIGLAYLMGPTGGYLAGYLAASWVTGTLALGRRTLGRTLAMLAGLAVTYLAGLAWLALFVPLRDLMALGFMPFIGGDLVNIAMVATGALVLPARLAARLGR encoded by the coding sequence ATGACGGAGATCGTCTCGACGAACAAGCCACGCCCGCAATCGGCCGCGCGCACCATCGCAACGATTGCCCTCGGCGTCGTCTTCATCACCATCTGCGCCAAGCTGCGCGTGCCCTCCTGGCCGGTGCCGATGACCCTGCACACCCTGGCGGTCATGACATTGGCGGTCGGTTTCGGGCCAAGGCTCGCGACCGCGACCTTCCTCACCTATCTCGCCGTCGGCGCGGCCGGCCTGCCGGTCTTCTCCGGCTCGCCCGAGCGCGGCATCGGCCTTGCCTATCTGATGGGGCCGACCGGGGGCTATCTCGCCGGCTATCTCGCCGCCTCATGGGTCACGGGCACGCTGGCGCTCGGCCGCCGCACCCTCGGCCGCACGCTCGCCATGCTGGCGGGCCTCGCCGTGACCTATCTCGCCGGCCTGGCCTGGCTCGCGCTGTTCGTACCGCTCCGCGACCTCATGGCGCTCGGCTTCATGCCCTTCATCGGAGGCGACCTCGTCAACATCGCCATGGTCGCGACCGGCGCCCTCGTCCTGCCCGCCCGTCTTGCCGCGAGGCTCGGCCGATGA
- the ydfH_4 gene encoding putative HTH-type transcriptional regulator YdfH, whose protein sequence is MSKPTEETLAARISRILADRIIAGEIAPGARLRQDHVAAEFGASHVPVREAFRRLEAQGLAVSEPRRGVKVASFALAEVKEVAEMRAALEALALRHAAPNLTPAILAAAEDATRAGDNSRDVRSWEAANRGFHRLILAPCGMARLMASIDDLHAASARFLFAAWRSDWEARTDHDHRAILAALRQGDVETACATLARHVQWVGHRPVVTAGGHPRKVFAIVG, encoded by the coding sequence ATGAGCAAGCCGACCGAAGAAACACTTGCCGCGCGCATCAGCCGCATCCTGGCCGACCGCATCATTGCCGGAGAGATCGCGCCCGGCGCGCGGCTGCGCCAGGACCATGTCGCGGCAGAATTCGGCGCGAGCCATGTGCCGGTGCGGGAGGCTTTCCGCCGCCTGGAGGCGCAGGGCCTGGCGGTCAGCGAGCCGCGCCGTGGCGTGAAGGTCGCCTCCTTCGCCCTTGCCGAGGTGAAGGAAGTGGCGGAGATGCGCGCGGCGCTCGAGGCGCTCGCCCTGCGCCATGCCGCGCCGAACCTGACGCCGGCCATTCTCGCCGCGGCGGAGGATGCGACGCGGGCGGGCGACAATTCGCGCGACGTGCGGTCCTGGGAAGCGGCCAATCGCGGCTTCCATCGGCTGATCCTCGCGCCTTGCGGCATGGCCCGCCTGATGGCCTCCATCGACGATCTGCACGCGGCGAGCGCGCGTTTCCTGTTCGCCGCCTGGCGCTCCGACTGGGAAGCCCGCACCGACCACGACCACCGCGCCATCCTGGCCGCCCTGCGCCAGGGCGACGTCGAGACCGCCTGCGCGACCCTGGCCCGCCACGTCCAGTGGGTCGGCCACCGCCCGGTCGTCACAGCCGGCGGGCACCCGCGCAAGGTCTTCGCGATCGTCGGCTAG
- the aroA gene encoding 3-phosphoshikimate 1-carboxyvinyltransferase, producing the protein MSATETKMPMTARRGKPLAGTVTVPGDKSISHRALMFGLLTVGETRITGLLEGEDVINTAKACRALGARVERTGPGAWSVHGVGVGGLVQPSAPLDFGNSGTGCRLMMGVVGCHPIRATFDGDASLRKRPMRRALDPLALFGVRVVEQGDGGRLPITIEGPANAVPVIYESPVASAQVKSAVLLAGLNAPGVTSVIETEATRDHTERMLAHFGAQVTVTPHGAHGRRIDLVGQPELKPAPVVVPADPSSAAFPLVAAAIVPGSDVTIAGVMMNSLRTGLITTLIEMGARIEKLNPRVESGEEIADLRVTGGRLAGVDVPAHRAPAMIDEYPVLAVAAAFAEGTTRMRGLHELRVKESDRLAAVADGLAAVGVDHAIEGDDLIVRGTGRVRGGGTVATHMDHRIAMSFLVMGLAADTPVSVDDTGFIATSFPDFVPLMRGLGADLS; encoded by the coding sequence ATGAGCGCAACCGAAACCAAGATGCCGATGACGGCGAGGCGTGGCAAGCCTCTCGCCGGAACGGTGACCGTCCCCGGCGACAAGTCGATTTCGCACCGGGCGCTGATGTTCGGCCTCCTGACCGTCGGCGAGACCCGCATCACCGGCCTCCTGGAGGGCGAGGACGTCATCAACACCGCCAAGGCCTGCCGGGCGCTCGGCGCGCGGGTGGAGCGGACCGGGCCCGGCGCATGGTCGGTGCACGGCGTCGGCGTCGGCGGCCTGGTCCAGCCGTCCGCCCCGCTCGACTTCGGCAATTCCGGCACCGGCTGCCGCCTGATGATGGGTGTCGTCGGCTGCCATCCGATCCGCGCGACCTTCGACGGCGACGCCTCGCTCAGGAAGCGGCCGATGCGGCGCGCGCTCGACCCGCTGGCGCTGTTCGGCGTGCGTGTCGTCGAACAGGGCGACGGCGGCCGCCTGCCGATCACCATCGAGGGGCCGGCCAATGCCGTGCCGGTCATCTACGAATCGCCCGTCGCCTCCGCCCAGGTCAAATCGGCCGTGCTGCTCGCCGGCCTCAATGCGCCTGGCGTCACCAGCGTGATCGAGACGGAGGCGACACGCGACCATACCGAGCGCATGCTGGCGCATTTCGGCGCCCAGGTGACGGTAACGCCGCATGGCGCCCATGGCCGGCGCATCGACCTCGTCGGCCAGCCGGAGCTGAAGCCGGCGCCCGTCGTGGTGCCGGCCGACCCCTCCTCCGCCGCCTTCCCGCTGGTGGCCGCGGCCATCGTGCCGGGCTCGGACGTCACCATTGCCGGCGTGATGATGAACAGCCTGCGCACCGGCCTCATCACCACGCTGATCGAAATGGGCGCGCGGATCGAGAAGCTGAACCCGCGCGTCGAATCGGGCGAGGAGATCGCCGACCTGCGCGTGACCGGCGGCCGGCTCGCCGGCGTCGACGTGCCGGCCCACCGGGCGCCGGCGATGATCGACGAATATCCGGTGCTGGCGGTGGCGGCCGCCTTCGCCGAGGGCACGACGCGCATGCGCGGTCTGCACGAGCTGCGGGTGAAGGAATCCGACCGCCTCGCGGCGGTGGCCGACGGCCTCGCCGCCGTCGGCGTCGATCACGCGATCGAGGGCGACGACCTGATCGTGCGCGGCACCGGCCGGGTGCGCGGCGGCGGCACGGTCGCGACTCACATGGACCATCGCATCGCGATGAGCTTCCTGGTCATGGGCCTGGCCGCGGACACGCCCGTCAGCGTCGACGATACCGGCTTCATCGCGACGAGCTTCCCGGACTTCGTTCCCCTGATGCGCGGTCTTGGGGCGGATCTTTCATGA
- the gloB_2 gene encoding Hydroxyacylglutathione hydrolase, protein MAADIELFTCLSDNYGVLMHDPATGATAAIDVPEAAPVLAAAARRGWTISHILVTHHHPDHVQGIAEVKQATGARVIANAADAHRIPLVDETVLAGGTARFGNQSADIIDTPGHTVGHIAYHFGAEGLLFAGDTLFALGCGRLFEGTRAQMWAALQALAALPPETQVYCGHEYTESNARFALTVDPGNAALQARAKAVAELRAAGRPTIPTTIALEKATNPFLRAGDPAIAAALGMAGATPLAVFTELRERKNRG, encoded by the coding sequence ATGGCTGCCGATATCGAGCTCTTCACCTGCCTCAGCGACAATTACGGCGTGCTGATGCATGATCCCGCGACCGGCGCGACCGCCGCGATCGACGTGCCGGAGGCGGCCCCCGTGCTCGCCGCCGCGGCCCGCCGCGGCTGGACCATCAGCCATATCCTGGTGACCCATCACCATCCGGACCATGTCCAGGGCATTGCCGAGGTGAAGCAGGCGACCGGCGCGCGGGTCATCGCCAATGCCGCCGACGCCCATCGCATCCCGCTGGTCGACGAGACCGTGCTCGCCGGCGGCACGGCGCGGTTCGGCAACCAGAGCGCCGACATCATCGACACGCCCGGCCATACCGTCGGCCATATCGCCTATCATTTCGGCGCCGAGGGCCTTTTGTTCGCCGGCGACACCCTGTTCGCGCTCGGCTGCGGCCGCCTGTTCGAGGGCACGCGGGCGCAGATGTGGGCCGCGCTGCAGGCGCTTGCGGCGCTGCCGCCGGAGACGCAGGTCTATTGCGGCCACGAATATACCGAGTCCAATGCCCGCTTCGCGCTGACCGTCGATCCCGGCAATGCGGCGCTTCAGGCGCGCGCCAAGGCGGTGGCCGAGCTGCGGGCCGCCGGCCGGCCGACCATTCCGACCACCATCGCGCTCGAAAAGGCGACCAACCCGTTCCTGCGCGCCGGCGATCCGGCCATCGCCGCCGCGCTCGGCATGGCCGGCGCGACGCCGCTCGCCGTGTTCACTGAGCTGCGCGAGCGCAAGAACCGCGGCTGA
- a CDS encoding hypothetical protein (Transcription termination/antitermination protein NusA): MAVSANRLELLQIADAVAREKQIDRQIVLEAMEDAIQKAARSRYGQETEVRAEINGKTGEIRLSRLLLVVDDVENLATQIATEDARRRNPAAQPGDWIAETLPPFDFGRIAAQSAKQVIVQKVREAERDRQFDEYKDRVGEIVNGLVRRVEYGNVIVDLGRGEGIIRRDELIPREMFRNGDRVRAYLFDVRREQRGPQIFLSRTHPQFMAKLFGQEVPEIYDGIVEIKAVARDPGSRAKIAVVSRDSSIDPVGACVGMRGSRVQAVVAELQGEKVDIIPWNPDIATFVVNALAPAEVAKVVLDEDRERIEVVVPDPQLSLAIGRRGQNVRLASQLTGWDIDILTEQEESERRQAEFEARTKLFMGALDVDEVVGQLLTSEGFRTVEEVAYVEASDLSGIEGFDEETAEELQRRAREYLAKVEAEHDARRKELGVADDLREVEGMTTAMMVKLGENDVKSLEDFAGCVPDDLIGWSERKDGQTTKHAGFLDGFDLSKDEAEAMIMSARVKAGWIEAAAETETEAEPAQEEAEA; this comes from the coding sequence ATGGCCGTCTCAGCCAACCGCCTCGAATTGCTTCAGATCGCCGACGCCGTCGCTCGCGAGAAACAGATCGACCGGCAGATCGTGCTCGAAGCCATGGAGGACGCGATCCAGAAGGCTGCGCGCTCGCGCTACGGCCAGGAGACCGAGGTCCGCGCCGAGATCAACGGCAAGACCGGCGAGATCCGGCTGTCGCGCCTCCTCCTGGTGGTCGACGACGTCGAGAACCTCGCCACTCAGATCGCCACCGAGGATGCCCGTCGGCGCAATCCGGCCGCGCAGCCGGGCGACTGGATCGCCGAAACGCTGCCGCCCTTCGATTTCGGCCGCATCGCCGCCCAGTCGGCCAAGCAGGTCATCGTCCAGAAGGTGCGCGAAGCCGAGCGCGACCGCCAGTTCGACGAATACAAGGACCGCGTCGGCGAGATCGTCAACGGCCTGGTGCGCCGGGTCGAATACGGCAATGTCATCGTCGATCTCGGCCGCGGCGAGGGCATCATCCGCCGCGACGAGCTGATCCCGCGCGAAATGTTCCGCAACGGCGACCGCGTGCGCGCCTATCTGTTCGACGTCCGCCGCGAGCAGCGCGGGCCGCAGATCTTCCTGTCGCGCACCCATCCGCAGTTCATGGCCAAGCTGTTCGGCCAGGAAGTGCCCGAGATCTATGACGGCATCGTCGAGATCAAGGCGGTCGCCCGCGACCCTGGCTCGCGCGCCAAGATCGCCGTCGTCTCGCGCGATTCCTCGATCGATCCGGTCGGCGCCTGCGTCGGCATGCGCGGCTCGCGTGTTCAGGCGGTGGTCGCCGAGCTGCAGGGCGAGAAGGTCGACATCATTCCGTGGAACCCCGATATCGCCACCTTCGTCGTCAATGCCCTGGCGCCCGCCGAGGTCGCCAAGGTGGTGCTCGACGAGGACCGCGAGCGCATCGAGGTGGTCGTGCCCGATCCGCAGCTCTCGCTGGCGATCGGCCGGCGCGGCCAGAACGTGCGCCTCGCCTCACAGCTCACCGGCTGGGATATCGACATCCTGACCGAGCAGGAGGAGAGCGAGCGGCGCCAGGCCGAATTCGAGGCCCGCACCAAGCTGTTCATGGGCGCGCTCGACGTCGACGAGGTGGTCGGCCAGTTGCTGACCTCCGAGGGCTTCCGCACGGTCGAGGAGGTCGCCTATGTCGAGGCGTCCGATCTCTCCGGCATCGAGGGCTTCGACGAGGAGACCGCCGAGGAGCTGCAGCGCCGCGCCCGCGAATATCTCGCCAAGGTCGAGGCTGAGCACGATGCCCGGCGCAAGGAGCTCGGCGTTGCCGACGACCTGCGCGAGGTCGAGGGCATGACCACCGCCATGATGGTCAAGCTCGGCGAGAACGACGTCAAATCGCTCGAGGACTTCGCCGGCTGCGTGCCCGATGACCTCATCGGCTGGTCCGAGCGCAAGGACGGCCAGACCACCAAGCATGCCGGCTTCCTCGACGGCTTCGATCTGTCGAAGGACGAGGCCGAGGCCATGATCATGTCGGCACGCGTCAAGGCGGGCTGGATCGAGGCCGCCGCCGAGACCGAGACCGAGGCCGAGCCGGCGCAGGAAGAGGCCGAGGCCTGA
- the nepI_2 gene encoding Purine ribonucleoside efflux pump NepI: MSAPMHQTPPWSPSTWTAVASLAFGSLALVSSELLPMGLLTPLARDIGVSEGAAGQAVTLTAIFAGIAAPTIALLIGRTDRKLIMLALCLLVTASNVAAAFAWTYWALLGARILLGIAIGGFFALAGATVARIVSMDGFGRGMSIVFLGVSAATVAAPPLGALITEAYGWRAAFLAAAGFGLVALALQAVWLPRVPAGGATSLAALFGLTARVDVRVGLVAALVIVGGHFAGFTFIRPYLETGTQLGAGEIAAVLFAYGLASLVGNAVAGPLADRSLRSGFALTGLVLGAAALGLAALGGSLAPALLFSALWGLGFGAAPVMIQTWMGRSAPDQLEGVGGLFLAALQFAIALGAIGGGVAVDHYGPTVPLGITAACGLTAAVLIAGRSSPGTPRDDALAAAR; encoded by the coding sequence ATGTCCGCGCCCATGCATCAGACCCCTCCCTGGTCGCCCTCGACCTGGACTGCCGTCGCCTCGCTCGCCTTCGGCAGCCTCGCGCTGGTGTCGAGCGAGCTCCTGCCCATGGGCCTGCTCACCCCGCTTGCCCGCGACATCGGTGTGAGCGAGGGCGCCGCGGGCCAGGCCGTCACACTGACCGCGATCTTCGCCGGCATCGCCGCCCCCACCATCGCCCTCCTCATCGGCCGCACCGACCGCAAGCTCATCATGCTCGCGCTCTGCCTGCTGGTGACCGCATCCAATGTCGCGGCCGCTTTCGCCTGGACCTACTGGGCGCTGCTCGGCGCCCGGATTCTGCTCGGCATTGCGATCGGCGGCTTCTTCGCGCTCGCCGGCGCCACCGTCGCCCGCATCGTCTCGATGGACGGTTTCGGCCGCGGCATGTCGATCGTCTTCCTCGGCGTGTCGGCGGCAACCGTCGCCGCGCCGCCGCTCGGCGCCCTGATCACCGAGGCCTATGGCTGGCGTGCCGCCTTCCTCGCGGCGGCCGGCTTCGGCCTCGTCGCGCTGGCGCTCCAGGCGGTTTGGCTGCCGCGCGTGCCGGCAGGCGGCGCCACCAGCCTTGCCGCCCTGTTCGGCCTGACGGCCCGCGTCGACGTGCGTGTCGGCCTGGTTGCCGCCCTGGTGATCGTCGGCGGTCATTTTGCCGGCTTCACCTTCATCCGCCCCTATCTCGAAACCGGCACGCAGCTCGGCGCCGGCGAGATCGCCGCCGTTCTCTTCGCCTATGGCCTGGCGAGCCTCGTCGGCAATGCCGTCGCCGGCCCGTTGGCCGACCGGTCCCTGCGCAGCGGCTTCGCCCTGACCGGACTGGTGCTCGGCGCCGCCGCGCTCGGCCTCGCGGCCCTCGGCGGCAGCCTCGCGCCCGCCCTCCTCTTCAGCGCGCTCTGGGGGCTCGGCTTCGGCGCTGCGCCGGTCATGATCCAGACCTGGATGGGCCGCTCCGCGCCCGATCAGCTCGAAGGCGTCGGCGGCCTGTTCCTCGCCGCCCTGCAGTTCGCCATCGCGCTCGGCGCCATCGGCGGCGGCGTGGCGGTCGACCACTACGGCCCGACCGTGCCGCTCGGCATCACCGCCGCCTGTGGCCTCACGGCCGCAGTCCTCATCGCCGGCCGGTCGTCGCCCGGCACGCCGCGCGACGACGCCCTCGCCGCGGCCAGGTGA
- the rimP gene encoding Ribosome maturation factor RimP, with protein MSADDPRLIVETGMAARVAAIVEPVLDGMGFRLVRVRLSGAAGGGSTVQIMAERPDGTFTIDDCEAASRALSPVLDVEDPIVQAYNLEISSPGIDRPLVRAGDFDRWAGYEARIEMAVAQAGRKRFKGVVLGAEGATARLRRTDAREDEPAEVALPIEEIGEARLVLTDELIREALRRGKAAGRALDDDEDDEDEADGLADGASDDDAADEILVIRQPSPRPVRTTPQPKKLKPGRPSAGPRGPQPKGPGRYAKPKPTR; from the coding sequence TTGTCGGCGGACGACCCGCGCCTCATCGTCGAAACCGGAATGGCCGCCCGCGTCGCGGCCATCGTCGAGCCCGTTCTCGACGGCATGGGCTTCCGGCTGGTGCGTGTGCGCCTGTCGGGCGCGGCCGGCGGCGGCTCGACCGTGCAGATCATGGCCGAGCGGCCGGACGGCACCTTCACCATCGACGATTGCGAGGCGGCGAGCCGTGCGCTGTCGCCGGTGCTCGACGTGGAAGATCCGATCGTCCAGGCCTATAATCTGGAAATCTCGTCGCCGGGCATCGACCGGCCGCTGGTTCGCGCCGGCGATTTCGATCGCTGGGCCGGCTACGAGGCGCGCATCGAGATGGCGGTGGCCCAGGCCGGCCGCAAGCGTTTCAAGGGCGTCGTGCTCGGCGCCGAGGGCGCCACGGCGCGCCTCAGGCGGACGGATGCCAGGGAGGACGAGCCGGCGGAGGTCGCCTTGCCGATCGAGGAGATCGGCGAGGCTCGCCTGGTCCTGACCGACGAGCTCATCCGCGAGGCGCTGCGCCGCGGCAAAGCGGCAGGCCGCGCCCTGGACGACGACGAGGATGATGAGGACGAGGCGGATGGCCTTGCCGACGGCGCCTCCGACGACGATGCGGCCGACGAGATCCTGGTGATCCGCCAGCCGTCACCGCGGCCGGTCAGGACGACGCCGCAGCCGAAGAAATTGAAGCCCGGCCGGCCCAGCGCCGGTCCCCGAGGTCCGCAGCCGAAAGGCCCGGGCCGCTATGCCAAACCAAAGCCGACCCGCTAA
- the ycdT gene encoding putative diguanylate cyclase YcdT → MTYRDVIGLLNSSMPALFCAALSALWYHHRDLAYIRVLALSYATRALGFGIFYFAFALQDPVLRFSANVFLMLSMTLLSAGLSARRGQPPRHGVLLVVAAVTLGILYYYQFVEPSLLARVVCLNSGLTAVGLLMLFDVRKRAGATPVEHVLFGLIIVSCVGFILRPFFLLASGIADEQFEGAYWLIVSISDALICAMMAVGIFAVIASDVMDSIKSDAQVDALSGLFNRRGFEPRALKALARQTAGAPVAMILSDLDHFKSINDRFGHISGDRIIQSFSEVLKKTAPRDAIMARLGGEEFAILLSPGKGLTAQALAEQARSAFKDVAPGIVSGEAHPTASFGIAIARENEDLYALLNRADRALYQAKSDGRDCVRLID, encoded by the coding sequence ATGACTTATAGGGATGTGATCGGGCTTCTGAATTCCAGCATGCCCGCACTCTTCTGCGCCGCGCTCTCCGCCCTTTGGTATCATCACCGCGATCTGGCCTATATCAGGGTGCTCGCGCTGTCATATGCGACGCGGGCCCTGGGCTTCGGCATCTTCTATTTCGCCTTTGCACTGCAGGATCCGGTGCTCCGGTTCTCGGCCAACGTGTTCCTGATGCTGTCGATGACCTTGCTGTCCGCCGGTCTGTCCGCCCGGCGCGGGCAGCCGCCACGCCATGGCGTCCTGCTGGTCGTCGCCGCCGTCACATTGGGAATTCTCTATTATTATCAGTTCGTCGAACCCAGCCTGCTGGCGAGAGTCGTTTGCCTCAATTCGGGGCTCACTGCCGTCGGCCTGCTGATGCTGTTTGACGTCAGGAAGCGCGCGGGCGCCACGCCTGTCGAGCACGTGCTCTTTGGACTGATCATCGTTTCGTGCGTCGGCTTCATTCTTCGTCCCTTCTTTCTGCTGGCGTCCGGCATCGCGGACGAGCAGTTCGAGGGTGCCTATTGGCTGATCGTCTCGATCTCCGATGCGCTCATCTGCGCGATGATGGCGGTGGGGATATTCGCGGTGATCGCGAGCGACGTCATGGACAGCATCAAGTCGGATGCGCAGGTCGACGCCTTGTCGGGGCTGTTCAATCGCCGCGGCTTCGAGCCGCGCGCGCTCAAAGCGCTGGCGCGGCAGACCGCCGGCGCGCCGGTCGCGATGATCCTGAGCGATCTCGATCACTTCAAATCGATCAACGATCGGTTCGGCCATATCAGCGGCGACAGGATCATCCAGAGCTTTTCCGAGGTCCTCAAGAAGACGGCGCCGCGCGACGCGATCATGGCCCGCCTCGGCGGCGAGGAATTCGCCATCCTGCTTTCGCCGGGCAAGGGCCTCACCGCACAGGCGCTGGCCGAACAGGCCCGGTCGGCATTCAAGGACGTCGCACCAGGCATCGTTTCGGGCGAAGCGCACCCGACCGCCAGCTTCGGCATCGCCATCGCGCGCGAGAACGAAGACCTTTACGCGCTGCTGAATCGGGCCGATCGCGCGCTCTACCAGGCCAAAAGCGATGGGCGCGACTGTGTTCGCCTGATTGACTAG
- the cmk gene encoding Cytidylate kinase: MIIAIDGPAASGKGTLARRLAGHYGLPHLDTGLLYRGVGQAMLERGLPLDDAAAAAGVAAQLNLGGLDPETLRTGPVGAAASVVAAHAAVRQALIALQRAFAAQPGGAVLDGRDIGTVIAPEAQAKLFVTASAEERARRRFRELVGRGELADTPDGLAGVLADIRQRDARDSGRAAAPLKVADDAVTIDTTALGIEEAFAAALAAVEARRP; encoded by the coding sequence ATGATCATCGCGATCGACGGGCCGGCCGCATCGGGCAAGGGCACGCTGGCGCGGCGCCTGGCGGGCCATTACGGCCTGCCTCATCTCGATACCGGCCTGCTCTATCGCGGCGTCGGGCAGGCCATGCTCGAGCGCGGCCTGCCGCTCGATGACGCGGCGGCCGCCGCCGGCGTCGCGGCCCAGCTCAATCTCGGCGGCCTCGATCCGGAGACGCTGCGCACCGGCCCGGTCGGGGCGGCAGCCTCCGTCGTCGCCGCCCATGCCGCGGTGCGCCAGGCGCTGATCGCCCTGCAGCGCGCCTTTGCCGCCCAGCCGGGAGGCGCCGTGCTCGACGGCCGCGACATCGGCACGGTGATCGCCCCCGAGGCGCAGGCGAAGCTGTTCGTCACGGCGAGCGCCGAGGAGCGCGCCCGCCGCCGGTTCAGGGAACTGGTCGGCCGCGGCGAGCTTGCCGACACGCCCGACGGCCTTGCCGGCGTGCTCGCCGACATCAGGCAGCGCGATGCCCGCGATTCCGGCCGCGCCGCGGCGCCGCTGAAGGTCGCCGACGACGCCGTGACCATCGACACGACCGCGCTCGGTATCGAGGAGGCCTTCGCGGCGGCGCTCGCCGCCGTCGAGGCGCGCCGGCCGTGA